TTCCGTGTAAAACACGAATGGGCTCAATTTTAATAGTATTTATTTCAAACGTTTCATTTTCATGAATAAGATGCGTTTGCACTGCTGGTGCACCAGGATAACGATTTTCAGTTTCAAAAACATAATCAAACCTATTTTGTAAATTACTTAAAACACGCGGTTCAACGTAAATTGGCATTGGTCCTTGTTTAAAGTTAAAAGGACGAATATCGTCTAAACCAGCCGTATGATCGGCATGTTCGTGCGTAAACAAAATAGCATCTAATTTTTGGCAATTGGCTTGCAACATTTGTTGCCTAAAATCGGGGCCGCAATCTATTGCTAAAGCTGTGTTGTTTTGTTTAATTAATATGGAGGTGCGCAAGCGCTTATCTTTAAAATTAGGGCTTAAACAAACAGGATGATCGCTTCCAATAACTGGAATTCCCTGAGAAGTACCCGTACCTAGAAAATAGATCTTCAAACTTATTTTTTTAATATGTAAAATATTTATGCTAATTTAGGTATTACAGAAATACTAACAAACAACACGCCTACAATTTATTAACTTATGGAAATTAAATTAGCTGGAGATAGAGAAATTGAAACGCTTTTATCCTTTAATGATAAAGCTTTAAAGGTAAATTTAAACAACAACATTTACGGAACCTTTTCTGAAATTGGCGCAGGGCAAGAAACGGTTCGTCATTTTTTTAGAGCTGGCGGATCATCTAAAACCATTGCCAAAGCAATGTCGGCTTATGATAAAGATTTTTCAGATTCTATTTACGGTGAAGAAGCGTACAAAAGATACGTAACCGAAGGCCGTTTGCGTAAAATGTTAGTACACGAAAAAAAGCTAATTGAAGAGCGTTTAGATAGAAAAAAACATCCTGAAAAATTATTTTTTAGTTTTGCTAACACTGTGGCAACTATTGATTTTGAGAAGAAAAACAAAGGCCACGGTTGGGTTGGAATTACTTTTCAGTTAGATCCAAACGAAGCGTACAACGAAATTATTTTGCACATTAACTTTTTAGAA
This genomic window from Flavobacterium agricola contains:
- a CDS encoding MBL fold metallo-hydrolase, with protein sequence MKIYFLGTGTSQGIPVIGSDHPVCLSPNFKDKRLRTSILIKQNNTALAIDCGPDFRQQMLQANCQKLDAILFTHEHADHTAGLDDIRPFNFKQGPMPIYVEPRVLSNLQNRFDYVFETENRYPGAPAVQTHLIHENETFEINTIKIEPIRVLHGTLPIFGFKIDNFAYLTDVKFVSDAEQQKLQNLDVLVINALRTTPHQTHFNLDEALQFIKQIKPKKAYITHISHLLGFHDEVQASLPKHVFLAYDNLEINI